The segment TGGTGATACCGATAAAATATTCTGGTAGCCGGAGTCTTAATCCGGCCTATTACCAAGAGTTTACCCTGGAAAAAGTGGGCAACTCCTGCCAAAATGTAAACGAAGCCTTTAAGCGCAGGTTTGACCGGAAAGTAGCGTCAGTTAATTAGGCGCAGGACCGCTATCTTAAAGAAATGAATGGAAAGCCCCCTGCATTTTCTGGAGAGGAATGCAGGGGGCGATTGTTTTTTATTCCTTGAATAAATGGGGAAAACCCAACTTTTTGGTTATTTGTTTTTTCTGACCACCATCTGCAAAGTGATGCGGCTTTTTTGTTCAAGGAGGACTTCCTGGCCTGCAATCAGCTGATCCACCTGTGCTTTTTCGTAATGCCTGATGGTGATCAACCCCAGGTCGTAATTGTATTTTACGTTGAAATTTTTTTCAAGGTCGCGCAAAAGGGCAGGGGTTTTGATCAGATCGCGGTCGAAGCAAACAGAAAAACTGATGGCTGAATTTTGCATCAGGTTAATCTTTACACCGTTTTTTGCAAAATCGGAGAAGATTCTTGAAAGGTTATGCTCAGCAATAAAGCTGAAGTCTTTTGGGAATATTGAAACCAGGACCTGGTTGAATTTGAGGATGTAACTGGGCACCAGGCTATCGTGCTCGCTGACCTCGTTGATGATGGTGCCGGGTTCTGCAGGCTGGAAGAAAGACTTAACCTTTAGGGGGATGTTGCGGCTGAGGAGAGGCTTGAGCGTTTTCGGGTGGATGACCGTTGCGCCGTAATAGGAAAGCTCGATGGCTTCCTGATAGCTGATATTGGGCATCAACAAAGTTTGATCGAACAGTTTGGGGTCGGCATTCAGCAGGCCGGGAACATCCTTCCAGATCACTACCTCCGAGGCCTGCAGCGAATAGGCCAGGATGGCCGCCGAGAAGTCAGAGCCTTCACGTCCGAGGGTAGTTGTGAAGCCTTGTGTAGTGGCTCCGATAAAGCCCTGGGTCAGCACAATACCCGGTTTATTGCTGTTTTCGGCAGGTTTGAGGTAAGGTAATAGTGCTTTTTTTACGGCCTGCGGGGTCAAGATCCAGTCGATGCGCGCATCGCGGAAACTGGCATCGGTGATAATCAGCTTGCGGGCATCAAACCACTGGTTGCGAACGCCTGAATAATTCAGGTAGTGGCTAACGATCTGAGTCGATACGATCTCTCCGGTCGACACGATGCGGTCGTATTCATAGTTGTAGTTGCCTGATGGCTTTTCTTCAATGTAACGCAACAGGTGAAAAAAGGTCTGTTCCACATGAAAGAAGGCAGGGTGTTTGGGGTCCCCGAAAAGCCCATGGATAATATTAAGATGAAACTGCCTGACCTCCTCGAAAACCTGTTTCATGGCTTCAGCCTGGCCTTCCATATAATACTGGGTCAGCATTTCAAGGGCATTGGTGGTTTTTGCCATGGCAGAAACCACGATCACCAATGACTTGTCGCCATGCTCGCGTATAATGGATGCAACATTTTTGACCCCTTCCGGGTCTTTTACGCTGGCTCCCCCAAACTTGAATACCCGCATAGTTGTATCTTATCCTGTAAACATAAACGCAAATTTAGCAAATAATGAGCAGCGGCGAAAAAGAAACCCCGGACATTCCTGTACCGGGGTTTCTGGGGGGGATATATATGGGTTGAGGTTGCGGCTTACTGCTCGTTGAGCGCCTCCATTAACTTCTTGCGGGTGAAGAATATACGACTCTTTACTGTACCGATCGAAAGGTTAAGTTGTTCAGCTATTTCCTTGTATTTGTAACCATCGTTGTACATTTCAAAAGGCTTGCGCTGGTCTTCATCAATCCGCTTGATTTCCTTGTGGATCTCTTTGGTAGCATAGCTGCTATCGGGAAGACCTTCATTGCTTTCTTTTGAGAGATTCAGGTAATACAGGTCGTCAGTTTTATCAAGAATGGTGTTGTTGCGCACACTCTGACGGTAATTGTTGATGAAGGTGTTCTTCATGATTGTGAAGGCCCAAGCCTTGAGATTGGTGTCTTCGGTAAACTTATCGCGGTTGGTGAGCGCCTTTAGAAAAGTTTCCTGAACAAGGTCTTGTGCATCTTCGTAATTCGAGGTCAGGGTATAGGCAAAATATTTCAGATTTTTCTGAAGACCCAGGAGCTTATAGTTGAATTCCATTGCTGTCATGACTGTTCGGGTTTTTGGGTTTGTTTAATTTTATTTATTGTAAAGTTAAACAAAAAATTATTACCTCCAAGCTTTTTTTTAAATTTTAACATATACAAATTATAAAAAGAATTCATCTAGCAGCTGATTTATAGCTTGTATAGATTAAATTTAAGCTTTTTCGGGGATATTTTGGTGGATACCCGGTTTAATTATTTGTTAAATAATCTTAAGGAAAAGAGAAACAAGAATTGTGAACAAGTAAAAGGATACCCATTTACCTTTCAATTGCACGTTTCAGTAAGATTAACCGACCTTGTTGAATTTGGCTCACAGCAATGAAATGGTTGGGAAAATGAAAAGCCAAAAAAATTCGAAGTTATTTTTCGGGATTTATTGAATGCCTTCTTGCCAAAAATAAAAGAAAAGGAAATTTAACTTTTAAGTAAAGGATTTAAACCAGTCGTTTAAAATCCTCAGTATTGTTAAGAATGATGATATTTTTGGGCAGCTTGAAATCAATTTCGTGCACTTGGTGTCCGGTAATGAAAATGTTTTTGTCTGGGAGCGCTTTAGAAAGGTCTTGGATATAATAAGGAATGTCTTTCTGAGGCATGGCAGCCACAAAATAAGTCAGCAGGTAATCGGCCTTGCGAATTTTTACCACTTCGGTCACATCCTTAAAAGGAACATTCTGGCCAAGATAAATAACCTTGTGCCCGTTTTTTTTGATCAGGTAGGTGTAAAACAACAAGCCCAACTCGTGCCATTCCTTTTCAGGAAGGAATAACAGAAAGGTCTTTGCATCTTGCGCCAGGGGTTCGTTTTGCCCGTCAATGGCAACGATCATCTTTTGCCTGATCAGGTTAGTAAGAAAGTGCTCCTGGGCAGGATTGATTGTGCCAATCTGCCAAAGCACCCCGATCTTCTCCAGCAGGGGATAGAGAACATGGGTGACGGTCTTCTCAAAACCAATCTTTAATATAGTGCTCGAAAGCACCTTTTCAAAAGATTCTTCATTGAGTTCGATCATGGCCACGATCAGGTTGTTGATCTGGCTCTCAAAGTCAGTGGAAGTCCTCGAAATATCCCGGATCTTTTCGCAGATATCACTTGAAGACATACTGACGATGTCAGAAATCTTGAAACCATGTTTGTTGAGGGTGCTGATATTGAGCAACCGCAGCAAGTCCTCATCATTGTAATACCGAATGTTTGTTGGTGTGCGCTTGGGCGAAACCACATCATACCGCTTTTCCCATATTCTTATGGTATGGGCTTTAATGCCTGTGATCTTTTCAAGGTCGTTGATGGAGTAACGGATCATGGGGTATTCACTTGTTTAATCTTTATCAAAAACCAATAGTCAGAACCTGATCGATTTCTGTAATGTCAAAATAGATTTTTGGTTTCACTTAATCAACAACATCGGTATACAAAAGTTCAAATTTATTCTTTTGTTTCTTGTCATTTTGTTTAATAGAATGGTTTATTTAGGAAACTCTTCAATGCCTGAAACAATATGGGATTCCGTTATCTCGATTCATGGTATTAATCCGGGACTTTTAATGAAATATTAACCGGTCGTATGATTGGAGACAAAAAATGCTTATCTTGGTCAACTTCGACAGTAAAAAGGCTGAAAAATTCTTTCAGAAAAAACATGAAGAAAAAGGCCCCGGTTCTCAGAGATTTGATGATTGCAGCCACCCCTGCCTCTTTTGGCGTTGAGTTTCGGATTAATGAAGGGCTGTTGCGTTTTTCGGGCAATTCTTATCCTGAGAATGCCGTTGATTTTTTTCAACCGCTTCTGAACTGGGTTCGCGATTATGTGCGCAATACTCGCCAGCAAACCCTGGTGGAGTTCAGGATAAATTATTTTAACACCAGTTCTTCAAAATACCTCTTCCAGATCATGGAGATTATGAATGCCTTTCGCCAGAAAGGCAACCCAGTCGAGGTGGTTTGGATATCTAATGCGGAAAACGATGAGATGCTGGAAACCTGGCGGGAAATCATGATTGAACTGGAATTGGAATATACTTTGAAGGACCATTAATTTAACGGTTTTTAGCATCCTATTCCAGTTAATTTTAACTATATTTGGAACTGATGTCGTTCTTTAAAACTTATCGTCATGGAACAAAACACTTTAGAAATCACAGAGCAGTCAGAAGTGTTTGAGTTTGCCAGTATCCGCGAACTGGTAAACCAGGCACTTAAAAAAGACTTCACCGGGCAAGACACCCTTTCCGGTCTTTCAACCGGATTTAAAATGCTCGATCATATTACAGGCGGATTTCAGAAAGGACAACTTTACACAGTGGCGGTTAGGCCCGGTATGGGTAAAACCGCATTTTTATTGTCTGTTGCCAACAACCTGGCCATCAAAAACAACCATTCAGTAGCGATCTTCTCAACCGAACGCTCTAACCTCAAGATCACCAACCGGCTTATTGAAAGTGAAACCGGGATGTCACTTGATAAGCTCCGCAAAGGCTCCATGAAAGCCAGCGAGCGCGATCATATGCATTCTTTGATCAGTTCCATTGCCAAAGCCAAGATCTTTCTCGACGATACCCCTTCGCTCTCTGCGGAAGAACTGGTGAAAAGATCCAGGCAATTAAAAATCGTTCACAACGTCGACCTGGTCATTATTGATTACCTGGAATTGCTTTCCACCAGCATTACCGATACCGATAGCCGCAATGAGCAGCTCAACAAAATAGTATTGATCATCAAGGATATTGCACGCGAACTGAACCTCCCCATTTTGCTCTTTTCGCAAATTGGTTCGCCTTTCAATTTCGTACAACCACCTTCCATCAAAGACCTGCCCGTGTTCCTCAGCGAACTCTCCGATTCAGTTTTGTTCCTCCATCGCAGCGACTTGTTCCGCAAGGCCAGCAACGGTCATAGCAAAGATGCAGTAGAAGTGATTGTTGCCAAAAACCCGCAGGTAAAGGAACCCGTGGTTGTTCCCCTTACTTATATTGAAAGTATTGCCAAATTTGCCGATTTTAGCTAACTGGTGTTTTTGTTTTGTGGCCCGGCATTAGGTTTAATGCCGGGCTTTTTCCCCTGTTTTTCTTAAAATCCCATTCAATGGCCCATATCAAAGAGAATGATCTTCGGAAGGAAGCCCTGATCGATGTGGCAAAAAAAATGGTAATTGCCGCCCGCACTGCCCCTAAGGCCCGGGGAATGGA is part of the Bacteroides sp. genome and harbors:
- a CDS encoding aspartate kinase, giving the protein MRVFKFGGASVKDPEGVKNVASIIREHGDKSLVIVVSAMAKTTNALEMLTQYYMEGQAEAMKQVFEEVRQFHLNIIHGLFGDPKHPAFFHVEQTFFHLLRYIEEKPSGNYNYEYDRIVSTGEIVSTQIVSHYLNYSGVRNQWFDARKLIITDASFRDARIDWILTPQAVKKALLPYLKPAENSNKPGIVLTQGFIGATTQGFTTTLGREGSDFSAAILAYSLQASEVVIWKDVPGLLNADPKLFDQTLLMPNISYQEAIELSYYGATVIHPKTLKPLLSRNIPLKVKSFFQPAEPGTIINEVSEHDSLVPSYILKFNQVLVSIFPKDFSFIAEHNLSRIFSDFAKNGVKINLMQNSAISFSVCFDRDLIKTPALLRDLEKNFNVKYNYDLGLITIRHYEKAQVDQLIAGQEVLLEQKSRITLQMVVRKNK
- a CDS encoding RNA polymerase sigma factor, which encodes MTAMEFNYKLLGLQKNLKYFAYTLTSNYEDAQDLVQETFLKALTNRDKFTEDTNLKAWAFTIMKNTFINNYRQSVRNNTILDKTDDLYYLNLSKESNEGLPDSSYATKEIHKEIKRIDEDQRKPFEMYNDGYKYKEIAEQLNLSIGTVKSRIFFTRKKLMEALNEQ
- a CDS encoding MerR family transcriptional regulator; translation: MIRYSINDLEKITGIKAHTIRIWEKRYDVVSPKRTPTNIRYYNDEDLLRLLNISTLNKHGFKISDIVSMSSSDICEKIRDISRTSTDFESQINNLIVAMIELNEESFEKVLSSTILKIGFEKTVTHVLYPLLEKIGVLWQIGTINPAQEHFLTNLIRQKMIVAIDGQNEPLAQDAKTFLLFLPEKEWHELGLLFYTYLIKKNGHKVIYLGQNVPFKDVTEVVKIRKADYLLTYFVAAMPQKDIPYYIQDLSKALPDKNIFITGHQVHEIDFKLPKNIIILNNTEDFKRLV
- a CDS encoding DUF1987 domain-containing protein, which translates into the protein MKKKAPVLRDLMIAATPASFGVEFRINEGLLRFSGNSYPENAVDFFQPLLNWVRDYVRNTRQQTLVEFRINYFNTSSSKYLFQIMEIMNAFRQKGNPVEVVWISNAENDEMLETWREIMIELELEYTLKDH
- a CDS encoding DnaB-like helicase C-terminal domain-containing protein; translation: MEQNTLEITEQSEVFEFASIRELVNQALKKDFTGQDTLSGLSTGFKMLDHITGGFQKGQLYTVAVRPGMGKTAFLLSVANNLAIKNNHSVAIFSTERSNLKITNRLIESETGMSLDKLRKGSMKASERDHMHSLISSIAKAKIFLDDTPSLSAEELVKRSRQLKIVHNVDLVIIDYLELLSTSITDTDSRNEQLNKIVLIIKDIARELNLPILLFSQIGSPFNFVQPPSIKDLPVFLSELSDSVLFLHRSDLFRKASNGHSKDAVEVIVAKNPQVKEPVVVPLTYIESIAKFADFS